One uncultured Tolumonas sp. genomic window carries:
- a CDS encoding MBL fold metallo-hydrolase, with protein sequence MAQLTIGFRRTVKWLLAISGLFAGLVTSAFLITGYSSFGKSPSGERLSKIKQSPQWHDGKFENPQPIWSDMKSAMMQSFRASPDATPQQAIPVITNVKAALAQPLHRDLRVTWLGHSTSLIEVDSTRILIDPVWSERTSPVSWLGPKRWYKPLIKLADLPHIDAVLISHDHYDHLDRATIEAMKDWDTQFLVPLGVGAHLEYWGVPASKITEMDWWDSTQVNDIDVVATPARHASGRLIPQSNKTLWSGFALIGPAHRVYYSGDTGYFPGFKDIGSWLGPFDVTLIETGQYNPFWPDWHLGPEQAVRAHQEVRGEVMIPVHWGLFELAPHSWTEPAERVLAAAKSAGVIVNMLKPGESIEPLHHTTVEKWWPHTEWKMASLSPIIATKNGNPSERFDNIAWGGTQTIQPVESQP encoded by the coding sequence ATGGCTCAATTAACGATTGGTTTTCGACGCACGGTCAAATGGTTATTAGCTATTTCAGGGCTGTTTGCGGGTCTTGTTACCAGTGCTTTTTTGATCACGGGTTATAGCTCGTTTGGTAAATCACCCAGCGGTGAGCGTTTGTCTAAAATTAAGCAATCACCTCAATGGCATGACGGAAAATTTGAAAATCCGCAGCCGATCTGGAGTGACATGAAAAGTGCGATGATGCAGTCATTTCGTGCTAGCCCTGATGCGACGCCGCAACAAGCAATCCCTGTGATCACGAATGTAAAGGCGGCGTTAGCACAACCATTACATCGTGATCTGCGGGTTACCTGGCTTGGTCATTCCACTTCATTAATTGAGGTGGATAGTACACGCATTCTGATTGATCCTGTGTGGAGTGAACGTACCTCTCCGGTTTCTTGGTTGGGGCCAAAACGTTGGTATAAACCTTTAATTAAACTGGCTGATTTGCCTCATATCGATGCCGTTTTGATTTCACATGACCACTACGACCATCTGGATCGCGCGACCATCGAAGCGATGAAAGATTGGGATACACAATTTCTGGTACCGCTGGGCGTCGGAGCTCATCTTGAATATTGGGGTGTTCCAGCCAGTAAAATCACTGAAATGGATTGGTGGGACTCCACGCAGGTGAATGATATCGATGTGGTGGCAACACCCGCCCGACATGCTTCGGGTCGCTTGATCCCGCAATCGAATAAAACATTATGGTCAGGGTTTGCACTGATCGGCCCTGCGCATCGGGTTTATTATTCTGGTGACACCGGCTATTTCCCCGGTTTTAAAGACATTGGCTCTTGGTTAGGGCCGTTTGATGTGACATTGATTGAGACAGGGCAATACAACCCATTTTGGCCTGACTGGCACCTTGGACCAGAGCAAGCGGTGCGCGCGCATCAGGAAGTGCGTGGTGAAGTCATGATCCCAGTACATTGGGGATTGTTCGAACTTGCTCCACACAGCTGGACCGAACCGGCAGAACGCGTGTTAGCGGCGGCTAAATCGGCCGGTGTCATCGTTAATATGCTGAAACCAGGGGAAAGTATTGAGCCGCTACATCACACCACGGTAGAAAAATGGTGGCCGCATACTGAATGGAAAATGGCCAGTTTATCGCCGATCATTGCCACCAAAAACGGCAATCCATCTGAGCGCTTTGATAACATCGCGTGGGGTGGAACACAGACTATTCAACCAGTTGAATCACAACCATAA
- a CDS encoding glutathione peroxidase: MVQNINELPLTQIDGSPAQLSDFAGSVLLIVNVASKCGLTPQYAALQAIYDKYKSQGFEILAFPSNEFAAQEPGTDAEISDFCSLNYGVTFPLFSKICVNGELRHPLYQWLIAEQPQATPKVDGTLRSRLADRQLLSANETDIMWNFEKFLLGRNGQVIGRYAPDITPDSPELIAAIELALQ, translated from the coding sequence ATGGTTCAGAATATTAACGAATTACCCTTAACTCAGATTGATGGTTCACCTGCTCAGCTGTCTGATTTTGCCGGATCAGTATTACTGATTGTTAACGTGGCATCAAAATGTGGTCTGACACCACAATACGCAGCACTTCAAGCTATTTACGACAAATATAAATCGCAAGGCTTTGAAATATTAGCATTTCCGTCAAATGAATTTGCCGCGCAAGAACCGGGAACAGATGCAGAAATCAGTGATTTTTGCAGCTTGAATTATGGCGTGACTTTTCCGTTATTCAGCAAAATTTGTGTAAATGGGGAATTACGGCATCCATTGTATCAATGGTTGATTGCTGAACAACCACAGGCAACTCCGAAAGTTGATGGTACTCTGCGTTCTCGATTGGCTGACCGTCAATTATTGTCAGCTAATGAAACTGATATCATGTGGAATTTTGAGAAATTCTTGCTCGGACGTAATGGTCAAGTGATTGGTCGTTATGCTCCGGATATTACGCCCGATAGCCCGGAATTAATTGCCGCCATTGAATTGGCATTACAATAA
- a CDS encoding diguanylate cyclase produces the protein MDTMTNNSQKGLIEATPILVWSSIYETGHPEIDDQHVNLVNLINKLGWYRINDTSVEQLTIACRELVEYAQYHFSFEEQLLIPSLLDEEDKTHHINSHEKFHEQALILTKTISTDINKGIDKLLSFLVKWLCMHILAEDMQLVASLLQPPVSIQPLKRSNRVLLDAVDKLYDLLADQQAQLVKFYKQQAELSEARFKMVSEYSYDAEIWMDSAGEIIWCNKAGERVIGYSFSEYRDNKNEIQHILYDQENYNYRTKLLNDALNGIEHTDEKLRLTRRDGTLCWIESNWQSLFNEQGQVCGVRISARDITKRKQQEDKLNLFRFVIDNADDAILIVDADTAEIIDVSQRACVDLGYSANELMSLCIYDINTTLTNIVQWKEHVSQATFDTSFIFRDFYRRKDKSTYPVEVSARRVCFNQKNLMVGIARDITARVHQENRESLRNEALSLLARGHKQAVILNKIVNGLEAWISNCRATIDIFDDKSQQKNPQNDIREESIKPNWSKLIINSHDKALGILSIYSAENWLPGEDELNAIDVSAQLAGIVIEKCMADEILKQREIEAYSTARTDTLTGLANRRMLFEYLPIALERMQRQQQKLALVFIDIDYFKKINDSFGHETGDLLLKAFANRLKRSIRAYDLAVRLSGDEFVILMENVADKVGFTAVEEKIKNMLHEPFIFHDNPTTISLSASIGISVYPDDATDTKQLLNRADQAMYHVKASGRGNCYRYSKD, from the coding sequence ATGGATACGATGACGAATAATAGTCAGAAGGGACTGATTGAGGCCACACCAATTTTGGTTTGGAGTTCGATCTATGAAACGGGCCATCCAGAAATTGATGACCAGCATGTTAATTTGGTCAATCTCATTAACAAACTGGGGTGGTATCGAATTAATGATACATCGGTTGAGCAACTTACTATTGCATGCCGAGAATTAGTTGAATACGCACAATATCACTTTTCATTTGAAGAACAGTTATTAATACCTTCGCTTCTTGATGAAGAAGATAAAACTCATCATATAAATAGCCATGAAAAATTTCATGAACAAGCCTTAATTTTAACTAAGACTATATCAACAGACATTAACAAAGGAATAGATAAATTACTTTCATTTCTTGTTAAATGGCTTTGCATGCATATATTAGCAGAAGATATGCAGTTAGTTGCATCCTTACTGCAACCTCCGGTTTCTATTCAACCATTGAAACGCAGCAATAGAGTATTACTGGATGCCGTTGATAAGTTATATGATTTATTAGCCGATCAACAAGCGCAGTTAGTTAAATTTTATAAGCAACAGGCTGAGTTAAGTGAAGCTCGATTCAAAATGGTTTCTGAATATTCATATGATGCTGAAATATGGATGGATTCCGCTGGAGAGATAATTTGGTGTAATAAGGCTGGTGAACGAGTTATTGGTTATTCATTCTCGGAATATCGAGATAACAAAAATGAAATACAGCATATTTTATATGATCAGGAAAATTATAATTATCGGACAAAACTACTGAATGATGCACTAAATGGTATTGAGCATACAGATGAAAAGCTACGTCTTACTCGTCGCGATGGTACTCTTTGCTGGATAGAGTCAAACTGGCAGTCACTGTTTAATGAACAAGGCCAAGTTTGCGGTGTTCGTATTAGCGCGCGGGATATTACCAAAAGAAAACAACAAGAGGATAAATTAAATTTATTCCGATTTGTTATTGATAATGCCGATGACGCAATTTTAATTGTTGATGCTGATACAGCTGAAATTATTGATGTAAGTCAGCGTGCTTGTGTTGATCTTGGTTACAGCGCTAATGAGCTAATGAGTTTGTGTATCTATGATATCAACACAACATTAACGAATATTGTTCAATGGAAAGAACATGTTTCCCAAGCGACATTTGATACTTCTTTTATTTTTCGTGATTTTTATCGGCGGAAGGATAAAAGTACCTATCCTGTAGAAGTAAGTGCAAGACGAGTTTGTTTTAACCAAAAAAATCTAATGGTCGGGATTGCGCGTGACATTACTGCCCGGGTGCATCAGGAGAATCGAGAGTCACTTCGTAATGAAGCGCTATCATTGTTGGCAAGGGGACACAAACAAGCTGTTATTTTGAATAAAATTGTAAATGGATTAGAAGCTTGGATATCGAATTGTCGCGCGACTATTGATATTTTTGATGATAAGAGTCAACAAAAAAATCCGCAGAATGATATTCGAGAAGAAAGTATTAAACCAAATTGGTCTAAATTGATCATAAATAGTCATGATAAAGCTCTAGGGATATTATCTATTTATAGTGCTGAAAATTGGTTGCCAGGGGAAGATGAATTAAATGCAATTGATGTATCTGCTCAGCTTGCTGGTATTGTCATTGAGAAATGCATGGCGGATGAAATTCTCAAACAAAGAGAAATAGAAGCTTATTCAACAGCGCGCACTGATACTTTGACTGGTTTGGCTAATCGTCGAATGTTATTTGAATATTTACCTATTGCATTAGAACGAATGCAACGACAGCAACAAAAATTGGCACTTGTTTTCATTGATATTGATTATTTTAAAAAAATTAATGATTCATTTGGCCATGAAACGGGTGATCTGTTATTGAAAGCCTTTGCCAATCGCCTTAAACGTTCAATTCGAGCTTATGATTTGGCCGTTAGATTATCGGGTGATGAGTTTGTCATTTTAATGGAAAACGTAGCGGATAAAGTTGGTTTTACTGCTGTGGAAGAGAAAATAAAAAACATGTTACATGAACCATTCATTTTTCATGACAATCCAACCACAATCTCACTGTCTGCGAGTATTGGCATTAGTGTGTATCCTGATGATGCAACGGACACCAAACAGTTATTAAACCGTGCAGATCAAGCGATGTATCATGTAAAAGCCAGTGGGCGAGGTAATTGTTACCGCTATTCGAAAGACTAA
- a CDS encoding DNA alkylation repair protein, translated as MTSHEDDSATALKHMFNTDRFAHIAEATGSVNPAFDGARFFQLVTTSLHERSIMQRMRQTAVSLETCLPGHFTQQLETLYALAPKINHGFVSMILPEFVALYGQDHFAESMDALKYFTQFGSSEFAVRHFLLKDMGRTLTTMQQWAEDENEHVRRLASEGCRPRLPWSFQIKALIEDPSPVAPILQALKTDPALYVRKSVANHLNDITKDHPEWVISLISTWPEDNPHSQWIIRHALRSLIKQGDQKALNLIGVAGKPDIDILRFDVSPNLISLGDVITLQVGIQSRSDNTQKLVIDYAINYVKQNGKTSRKVFKLRTTELAALGGLDLSSRQTIKDFTTRKHYAGKHIVELIINGEMVAQQAFSLITN; from the coding sequence ATGACCAGCCATGAAGACGATTCAGCAACTGCGCTTAAACACATGTTTAATACGGATCGTTTTGCCCATATAGCAGAAGCCACTGGTTCGGTTAACCCGGCGTTTGATGGTGCGCGTTTTTTTCAACTTGTCACAACGTCACTGCATGAACGCTCGATTATGCAGCGTATGCGACAGACAGCCGTGAGTTTAGAAACATGCCTTCCGGGCCATTTTACTCAGCAACTTGAAACGTTGTACGCTCTGGCGCCGAAAATAAACCATGGTTTTGTTTCGATGATCCTGCCCGAATTTGTTGCGCTTTACGGACAAGATCACTTTGCAGAATCAATGGATGCCCTGAAATATTTTACGCAATTTGGTTCGTCCGAATTTGCCGTACGTCATTTTTTACTAAAAGATATGGGCCGCACACTAACAACCATGCAGCAATGGGCGGAAGATGAAAATGAGCATGTCCGACGTCTGGCCAGTGAAGGATGCCGCCCGCGCTTACCCTGGTCATTTCAGATAAAAGCACTGATAGAAGACCCATCGCCAGTTGCACCTATCTTACAAGCACTCAAAACCGACCCGGCATTATATGTCCGAAAATCGGTGGCTAATCACCTGAATGACATTACCAAAGACCATCCGGAATGGGTTATCTCGTTAATTTCAACATGGCCGGAAGATAATCCGCATAGCCAGTGGATCATTCGCCATGCATTACGTTCGTTAATAAAACAAGGTGATCAAAAAGCATTAAACCTGATCGGTGTAGCAGGTAAACCTGACATCGACATTCTTCGTTTTGATGTTTCCCCCAATCTGATTTCATTAGGCGATGTCATTACACTGCAAGTTGGTATTCAATCACGATCAGATAATACGCAGAAATTAGTCATTGATTACGCCATTAACTATGTAAAACAGAACGGTAAAACCTCCAGAAAAGTGTTTAAACTCCGTACAACAGAGCTAGCTGCATTGGGAGGGCTGGACCTCTCTAGCCGTCAAACCATCAAAGATTTTACAACACGAAAACATTACGCTGGAAAGCATATTGTAGAACTGATAATTAATGGCGAGATGGTTGCTCAACAAGCGTTTTCTTTAATTACTAACTGA
- a CDS encoding NYN domain-containing protein has translation MESVVVLVDVQNIYYTTKQAHNCNFDYNEFWRQVTANRRVVKAIAYAIDRGDEKQRQFQNILRAIGFDVKLKPFIQRADGTAKGDWDVGITLDAMEYASESDIVVLASGDGDFDLLVNKIHRDFDALVEVYGVAKYTSVALVNSAAKFIPIESDLLLK, from the coding sequence ATGGAAAGCGTTGTCGTACTGGTTGATGTGCAAAATATCTACTACACCACCAAACAAGCTCACAATTGTAATTTTGACTATAACGAATTTTGGCGACAGGTAACGGCCAATCGGCGCGTGGTAAAAGCGATTGCCTATGCGATTGATCGCGGTGATGAAAAGCAGCGGCAATTTCAAAACATCCTTCGCGCCATTGGTTTCGACGTAAAACTGAAACCCTTTATTCAACGGGCTGATGGCACCGCCAAAGGCGATTGGGATGTCGGCATTACACTCGATGCCATGGAATACGCAAGCGAATCTGATATTGTGGTGTTGGCTTCCGGTGACGGTGATTTTGATTTGTTAGTAAATAAAATTCACCGTGATTTTGATGCATTAGTGGAAGTATACGGTGTGGCTAAATATACCTCGGTGGCATTAGTAAATTCAGCGGCAAAATTTATTCCTATTGAAAGTGATTTGTTATTAAAGTAA
- the yjjG gene encoding pyrimidine 5'-nucleotidase, with translation MNKEINKMAMYNWVLFDADDTLFRFDAFGGLQRMFSGFGVTFTLQDFQEYQTVNKPLWVEYQDGKITAQQLQHQRFSHWAEKLGTSTKALNSAFLAAMADICAPLEGAVNLLNALRGKAKLGIITNGFTELQQVRLERTGLRSHFDLLVISEQVGAAKPHRDIFEHALSLMGNPTREQVLMVGDNPDSDILGGLNAGLHTCWVNAENKPVPEGITPHYEVASLLELEHLLLGSAIEI, from the coding sequence ATGAATAAAGAGATAAACAAAATGGCAATGTATAACTGGGTCTTGTTTGATGCCGATGACACACTGTTTCGATTTGATGCATTTGGCGGTTTGCAACGGATGTTTTCTGGCTTTGGTGTGACATTTACTCTGCAGGATTTTCAAGAATACCAAACTGTAAATAAGCCACTGTGGGTTGAATATCAAGACGGTAAAATCACCGCGCAACAATTACAGCATCAACGGTTTAGTCACTGGGCTGAAAAATTAGGTACGTCAACCAAAGCACTCAATAGTGCTTTTTTAGCCGCAATGGCTGATATTTGTGCCCCACTGGAAGGGGCAGTTAATTTGCTGAATGCTTTGAGAGGAAAGGCCAAACTGGGGATCATTACCAATGGTTTTACAGAGTTACAGCAGGTTCGTCTTGAGCGTACGGGGTTAAGATCTCATTTTGATTTACTGGTTATATCCGAACAAGTCGGGGCGGCAAAACCACATCGGGATATCTTTGAGCATGCGTTATCGCTGATGGGCAACCCAACGCGTGAACAAGTTTTGATGGTAGGCGATAACCCTGATTCTGATATTTTAGGTGGTCTGAATGCAGGTTTGCATACCTGCTGGGTTAATGCTGAAAACAAACCAGTGCCTGAAGGTATCACTCCTCATTATGAAGTCGCATCGTTATTAGAACTAGAGCATCTATTGTTAGGTTCAGCGATTGAAATATAA
- a CDS encoding SDR family oxidoreductase: MTNKILVLGATGNIGKPLTEALVAKGEKVKAASRTGKAVAGAESVVFDFTDLSTIDNAFEGVDRVYVMVPTGHIDVVSLVTPVLDVAIKNGVKIVLQSVLGVDADDSIPYRQLELKVERSGVPFVILRPNWFSDNFHTFWLAGIKQGVIAVPAAQGKSSFIDVRDIAESAASALTTAKFDGNAFNLTGPEALSYADAAEKLSKASGHAIQYQAIDDDTFVGILTGVGVPKDYASFLASIFYPVREGWTALVTDSVEKLTGHAPRSVATYIDDHIELFK; the protein is encoded by the coding sequence ATGACAAATAAAATTCTGGTTCTGGGCGCAACAGGCAATATTGGCAAACCACTGACTGAAGCATTAGTAGCAAAAGGTGAAAAAGTAAAAGCTGCTTCCCGTACTGGTAAAGCCGTGGCGGGTGCCGAAAGCGTGGTGTTTGATTTCACCGATCTATCGACCATTGATAATGCATTTGAAGGTGTAGATCGTGTTTATGTCATGGTGCCAACCGGTCATATCGATGTGGTTTCTTTAGTGACGCCAGTCTTAGACGTGGCTATTAAAAACGGCGTCAAAATTGTGCTGCAATCTGTGCTCGGTGTTGATGCGGATGACAGCATTCCTTACCGCCAGTTGGAATTAAAAGTTGAACGCTCTGGGGTGCCGTTTGTGATCCTGCGCCCGAACTGGTTCTCTGACAATTTCCATACCTTCTGGCTGGCCGGGATCAAACAGGGTGTTATTGCCGTGCCGGCTGCGCAAGGTAAATCCAGTTTCATTGATGTACGTGATATTGCTGAATCTGCTGCTTCTGCATTAACAACCGCCAAGTTTGATGGTAATGCGTTCAACCTGACAGGCCCGGAAGCATTGAGTTATGCGGATGCTGCTGAAAAATTATCGAAAGCATCAGGTCACGCGATTCAATATCAGGCAATTGATGATGATACGTTCGTCGGCATTTTGACCGGTGTTGGTGTGCCAAAAGATTACGCCTCTTTCTTAGCGTCGATCTTCTATCCGGTGCGTGAAGGCTGGACAGCGCTGGTTACGGATTCCGTTGAAAAGTTGACTGGACATGCCCCTCGTTCAGTAGCAACTTATATTGATGATCATATCGAATTGTTTAAATAA
- a CDS encoding LysR family transcriptional regulator, whose translation MDKFTAIKVFLETVERGSVSAASEHLDMSRAMASRYVAYMEEWAGARLLHRTTRKLTLTTAGTQMLPLCREMLKLAENIEATVAEREGEPRGQLRITTSAVFAHPHMTDAVMAYLAQYPATSVDLQVVDRTVNLIEERIDLAIRITNNLDPNLIARKIGLCRSVICASPDYLHKRGTPSSAQDLTQHNCLTYAYFGQSLWQFEHAGEPVSVPVQGNFSANEALVLQQAAVSGCGITMLPSFAANELIKQGKLVSLLPDYKMADMGIYAVYASRKQMSQAMRTMIDLLVTRFGENPYWD comes from the coding sequence ATGGATAAGTTCACTGCTATTAAGGTGTTTCTTGAAACGGTAGAACGCGGCAGCGTGTCTGCTGCATCGGAACATCTGGATATGTCGCGAGCGATGGCGTCGCGTTATGTTGCGTACATGGAAGAATGGGCCGGTGCGCGGCTATTGCACCGGACTACGCGCAAACTCACGCTCACTACGGCGGGTACGCAGATGCTGCCGCTGTGTCGTGAAATGCTGAAACTGGCTGAAAATATAGAAGCCACGGTTGCTGAGCGGGAAGGGGAACCTCGCGGGCAATTACGGATCACTACCAGTGCAGTGTTTGCGCACCCGCACATGACTGACGCCGTGATGGCTTATCTGGCGCAATATCCGGCGACGTCGGTTGATCTGCAAGTTGTTGATCGCACCGTGAACCTGATTGAGGAACGCATCGATCTCGCCATTCGGATCACCAACAATCTTGACCCCAATCTCATTGCTCGCAAAATTGGCCTGTGTCGTTCGGTTATATGTGCCTCCCCGGATTACTTACATAAACGAGGCACACCTTCTTCCGCGCAAGATTTAACCCAGCACAACTGTTTAACCTATGCCTATTTTGGTCAGAGTTTGTGGCAGTTTGAACATGCCGGCGAACCGGTATCTGTTCCGGTTCAAGGTAACTTCAGTGCAAATGAGGCGCTGGTTTTACAGCAGGCCGCGGTGAGTGGATGTGGGATCACCATGTTGCCGAGTTTTGCAGCCAATGAATTAATCAAACAAGGCAAATTAGTATCGTTATTACCGGACTATAAAATGGCCGACATGGGGATATACGCCGTTTATGCCTCGAGAAAACAGATGTCACAAGCGATGCGAACCATGATTGATCTGCTGGTGACACGCTTTGGCGAAAACCCGTATTGGGATTAA
- a CDS encoding HD-GYP domain-containing protein — MNEIKVSVKNLQIGNYIRLPLTWHKHPFLLSNFMIKNEEQIKIIQQLELEYVFLVVEKSETLPKKNESEEIIQLSEEYNNEDITDLQIKMHSEKLSRIEQLQKYKRSQKRAEETFKHSFSQVRGLINKLQTRPLNAIHEARELIDYISKQLINADQITLHLMDDSTREEGLYYHSLNVATLSMLIAKQCNKSEFEMKLIGMAAIFHDIGKIKLPTQILRKTEPLTKPEENLYQMHPVYGLRLLDLMPNFPDQAKEIILQHHERLDGSGYPTGVAGDQINDLTQLLSVIDEYDYICNPLLRAKQPVPPYTALSFLFKHRSQKLNKRYIQLLIKQLGIYPPGCVVELSNGHVGLIMSVNSERLLYPKLMIYDPHVPRDKAAIIDLEHVSLSIKRALQPSRLPKEIFNYLSPRTCTSYFFDAVGE; from the coding sequence TTGAACGAAATAAAAGTATCAGTAAAAAATCTGCAAATAGGTAATTATATACGATTGCCATTAACTTGGCATAAACATCCATTCTTATTGTCAAACTTCATGATAAAAAATGAAGAGCAAATTAAGATAATTCAACAGTTAGAGTTGGAGTATGTTTTTCTTGTTGTTGAAAAATCTGAGACATTACCTAAGAAAAATGAATCAGAGGAAATCATACAACTTAGTGAAGAATATAATAATGAGGATATAACTGATTTGCAAATCAAAATGCATTCTGAAAAACTCAGTCGCATTGAACAACTACAAAAATATAAACGGAGTCAAAAAAGAGCAGAAGAAACATTCAAACACTCTTTTTCCCAAGTGCGTGGCCTTATAAATAAATTACAAACCAGACCTTTAAATGCGATTCATGAAGCTCGGGAACTGATCGATTATATATCGAAACAATTAATTAACGCAGATCAAATTACATTACATCTGATGGATGATTCGACGAGAGAAGAAGGGCTTTATTACCATTCTCTGAATGTCGCTACATTGTCTATGTTAATAGCTAAGCAATGTAATAAATCTGAATTTGAAATGAAATTGATTGGTATGGCGGCTATTTTTCATGATATAGGTAAAATCAAACTACCGACGCAGATTTTGCGTAAGACAGAACCGTTGACTAAACCGGAAGAAAATCTGTATCAGATGCATCCTGTTTATGGATTAAGATTGCTGGACCTGATGCCTAATTTTCCTGATCAAGCGAAAGAAATTATTTTACAACATCACGAACGTCTTGATGGATCTGGTTATCCGACGGGGGTTGCGGGGGATCAAATAAATGATCTGACTCAATTATTATCTGTCATTGATGAATATGATTATATTTGTAATCCGCTGTTGAGAGCCAAACAACCTGTACCACCTTATACCGCGTTATCTTTTTTATTCAAACACCGCAGCCAGAAACTAAACAAACGTTATATTCAATTATTAATTAAACAGTTAGGTATTTATCCCCCTGGATGTGTTGTTGAGTTATCCAATGGTCATGTTGGTCTCATCATGTCAGTTAATAGTGAACGCTTGTTGTATCCAAAATTAATGATCTATGACCCTCATGTGCCTCGTGATAAAGCAGCCATTATTGATTTAGAGCATGTTTCTTTGAGTATAAAACGTGCGTTACAACCCTCACGTTTGCCAAAAGAAATCTTTAATTATTTAAGCCCACGTACATGCACCAGTTATTTTTTTGACGCAGTAGGTGAATAA
- a CDS encoding DUF1272 domain-containing protein, whose protein sequence is MLELRPNCECCDKDLPPESTEALICSFECTFCVTCADKILAGVCPNCGGELVRRPRRPANKLVNNPASITRIFKPQVSA, encoded by the coding sequence ATGCTTGAATTAAGACCTAATTGCGAATGCTGCGATAAAGATTTGCCCCCAGAGTCCACAGAGGCATTGATTTGCTCATTTGAATGCACATTTTGCGTGACCTGTGCCGATAAAATACTTGCCGGGGTTTGCCCAAATTGTGGTGGTGAACTGGTTCGTCGCCCTCGCCGTCCGGCGAATAAACTGGTTAACAATCCTGCATCCATAACACGAATTTTTAAACCGCAGGTTTCAGCATGA
- a CDS encoding TetR/AcrR family transcriptional regulator — protein sequence MGEVIVTAIRKTNSLSGSKPDYLYSWSCVAIVEWLLIYFCEYEMARPKSEDKYYALLTAAIAVCSALGLEAPTSKIARTAGVAEGTLFTYFKTKDELLNRLYLELKKEMGREMLSNYPRTLMLRERMHFVWSKYINWGAHNPEKRKVMGQLSVSDRITTESRAAGMAIFSEAGVLLNECLKNSKIQNSSCAFVSAMMVAMADTTIDFIIREPEEVEHYCNAGFDAFWRVLANE from the coding sequence GTGGGCGAGGTAATTGTTACCGCTATTCGAAAGACTAATAGTCTCTCCGGGAGTAAGCCTGATTACTTGTATTCATGGTCTTGCGTTGCTATAGTTGAGTGGTTACTCATTTATTTTTGTGAATACGAGATGGCAAGACCCAAAAGTGAAGATAAATACTATGCATTATTAACAGCGGCCATTGCTGTTTGTTCTGCATTGGGTCTTGAGGCGCCAACGTCCAAAATCGCGCGTACGGCAGGCGTGGCAGAAGGAACGCTGTTTACGTATTTCAAAACCAAAGATGAATTGCTCAATCGGCTCTATCTGGAACTTAAAAAAGAGATGGGGCGGGAGATGTTATCCAATTATCCCCGAACGCTGATGCTTCGTGAAAGAATGCATTTTGTTTGGTCGAAATATATTAATTGGGGCGCACATAATCCGGAAAAACGTAAGGTTATGGGGCAACTCAGTGTTTCAGACCGCATAACAACAGAAAGCAGAGCAGCAGGTATGGCTATTTTTTCTGAAGCCGGGGTGCTTCTGAATGAATGCCTTAAAAACAGTAAGATCCAGAATAGTTCGTGCGCTTTTGTCTCTGCCATGATGGTGGCTATGGCTGACACAACGATTGACTTTATTATTCGTGAACCAGAAGAAGTGGAACATTATTGTAATGCTGGTTTTGATGCATTCTGGCGTGTGCTGGCAAACGAGTAA